The proteins below come from a single Malus sylvestris chromosome 3, drMalSylv7.2, whole genome shotgun sequence genomic window:
- the LOC126616157 gene encoding uncharacterized aarF domain-containing protein kinase At5g05200, chloroplastic-like has translation MEIFLASIATEEYESMASALIEMGATDTNVDTKAFARDLEKMFSSIKDLDTEVVIATAREPSTNATAVFANLVVDERQMNAFFLDVIRVSESYGLKFPREFALLLKQLLYFDRYTRLLAPNLNMLQDQRISITFNRRTNYRNNFR, from the exons ATGGAAATCTTTCTGGCATCAATTGCAACTGAAGAATATGAATCAATGGCATCTGCGTTGATTGAAATGGGTGCTACAGACACAAATGTTGATACTAAGGCCTTTGCAAGAGACTTGGAAAAGATGTTCTCATCAATAAAG GATTTGGATACTGAAGTAGTCATAGCAACTGCCAGGGAGCCATCTACGAATGCAACTGCTGTCTTTGCTAATCTAGTTGTTGATGAGAGACAAATGAATGCATTTTTTCTCGATGTG ATTCGGGTTAGTGAATCATATGGATTGAAATTTCCACGAGAGTTTGCACTTCTCCTGAAGCAGCTTTTGTATTTTGATCGGTACACCCGTTTGTTGGCCCCGAACTTGAATATGCTCCAAGACCAAAGGATTTCCATCACTTTTAATCGAAGAACCAACTACAGAAACAATTTCAGATGA